A portion of the Oxynema aestuarii AP17 genome contains these proteins:
- a CDS encoding Uma2 family endonuclease: protein MVYLPALLELNLQLSDEQFFQLCQQHRDLKFERTANGELTIMSPTGGMTSNRNAELIYQLMAWNRSTKLGKVFDSSGGFKLPNGANRSPDASWVRRERWNALTAEEQAKFVPLCPDMVVELRSPSDDLSKLQAKMQEYRENGAELGWLIDPERQIVEIYRPHREPEILSSPKTLSGETILPDFELDLTGIL, encoded by the coding sequence ATGGTTTATCTCCCCGCTCTTCTAGAATTAAATCTGCAATTGAGTGACGAGCAATTTTTCCAGCTCTGTCAACAACACCGCGACTTAAAATTTGAACGCACGGCGAACGGAGAACTCACAATTATGTCACCGACGGGAGGAATGACGAGCAATCGCAACGCCGAGCTAATTTACCAACTGATGGCGTGGAATCGGTCAACAAAACTCGGCAAAGTCTTTGATTCTTCCGGCGGATTTAAACTGCCTAACGGGGCCAACCGTTCTCCCGATGCGTCTTGGGTTCGTCGCGAACGCTGGAACGCTCTAACTGCGGAAGAACAGGCGAAATTTGTCCCTTTGTGTCCCGATATGGTCGTGGAATTGCGATCGCCTTCCGACGACTTGAGCAAGTTACAAGCTAAAATGCAAGAATATCGCGAAAACGGAGCCGAACTCGGTTGGTTAATCGACCCGGAACGGCAAATCGTAGAAATTTATCGACCGCATCGAGAACCGGAAATTTTATCTTCTCCCAAAACACTTTCTGGTGAAACGATTTTGCCGGACTTTGAGTTAGATTTGACTGGAATTTTATAG